The following are from one region of the Andrena cerasifolii isolate SP2316 chromosome 1, iyAndCera1_principal, whole genome shotgun sequence genome:
- the Pot gene encoding zona pellucida domain protein papillote isoform X1 gives MNMLPGWLVVLSTALPLALSQSNYASQGNSIEYQPGLPPSTVLDGKVTKLDDISSMIFLNRTKAYLNCSQGSMQVELKFEEPFYGVAYADFDRNSACIFKGRGSTNAKLELPLKGCGTRQDPQRVFTNNVVVRFHPGLEMDGDEVITIVCRYPPPVAPVPPSPPLGILATLTPAPFPEPPLKGFQILLIICAILFLSLLLLGLGCSYMCLKRRNVRVIHRHPFGSGSGSEITKLSTSSLSNITMFEGLKIPRAHALLHAPPSTTGSDANPMIDHSLPSDYPSESSEVDEEPSLPVSSAGSYDNKAFIHHETHQRQETRTGSSLYSETVVAEVETSSMMAANASRSGISRHMVGMPIEPKFDVQMRVKRAPPLPVSPLPSESDVASVALERNLTTILEKEESSLTRSLESPPARMTTFSYVPELHGPPGGASSTSTISRQQTPPVYSRILRKQAERETISTSLLQERIPSPCPVEQPPLQHHEIRRPRSLTSLNTELTDTRSLTEVTDHTHAKYRVANILAPTPPPPPPIVPTTTTTHTAVQHREHRLYSEEVTEPLVEPQVVAPRRPEITTHEVDDVFLKTVTEKKTIEDIERHRRQVTEYRAKPQPPPPDPKWDVTIRNYPQENLPPPPPEWENFSDVSSTSNLTITNEPTGNQTDLTVDEEPDVNIEPTYTARAEIPCRPPPSTRRSIDETDANWFTRLSRVLDPRYASELTDEERTRWREIITTDSTLRTLLTEAVVREDYELIRKDARYTKLFPPAKWDVIIRILGPSSTHPGSTTSSTHGKNHGQRYKRSKSSEWDTRSRRSSLPTLYEYESDGGSTSQGHRLQMSQSTAMMGQQSRLRRLGSSHRGAGGSSEVDVRSMSEMTVRDFARADDLTSLSSFEGADSLVRSLSQPSLARSGSEFTEHWGIPSGMMDLPPWATEEGTSSVETTPRVVRRNDRLEVLASFDDRRQGAGSSTTRSSRYVERELNSVRVTESQRASNWFHDDSEPEMQI, from the exons ATGCTGCCAGGGTGGTTGGTGGTGCTCTCGACAGCGCTTCCTCTAGCGTTGTCGCAGAGCAACTATGCTTCGCAAGGGAACAGCATCGAGTACCAGCCCGGTTTGCCACCGAGCACGGTGCTCGACGGCAAGGTGACCAAGCTGGACGACATCTCGTCTATGATATTCCTGAACCGTACCAAGGCCTACCTGAACTGCAGCCAGGGTAGCATGCAGGTCGAGCTGAAGTTCGAGGAGCCGTTTTACGGTGTCGCCTACGCCGATTTCGATCGTAACAGCGCGTGCATATTCAAGGGACGCGGCTCAACCAACGCTAAATTGGAACTACCTCTGAAAG GATGCGGTACGAGACAAGATCCTCAACGCGTGTTCACCAATAACGTTGTCGTTCGTTTTCATCCCGGCCTTGAAATGGACGGCGACGAAGTTATCACGATAGTTTGCAGATACCCTCCGCCTGTGGCACCTGTTCCACCTTCTCCTCCACTTGGAAT ATTGGCAACGCTGACGCCAGCTCCGTTTCCCGAGCCACCGCTGAAGGGATTCCAGATCCTCCTCATCATCTGCGCGATCCTGTTCCtctcgctgctgctgctgggcctGGGATGCTCGTACATGTGCCTGAAACGTAGAAACGTCCGCGTGATACATCGTCATCCATTCGGAAGCGGCTCGGGCTCCGAGATAACGAAACTGTCCACCTCCTCATTGAGCAACATTACCATGTTTGAGGGCCTGAAGATACCTCGGGCCCACGCGCTGCTGCACGCGCCACCGTCCACAACGGGCAGCGACGCCAACCCGATGATCGATCACTCGTTGCCCAGCGATTATCCCAGCGAAAGCTCCGAG GTGGACGAAGAGCCCTCGCTGCCAGTCTCTTCAGCCGGGTCCTACGACAACAAAGCGTTCATCCACCACGAGACCCATCAACGACAGGAAACGCGCACAGGTAGCTCCCTCTACTCGGAAACAGTCGTGGCCGAAGTGGAAACGTCATCAATGATGGCAGCAAACGCTTCGAGGTCCGGCATTTCGCGTCACATGGTCGGGATGCCGATCGAGCCCAAGTTCGACGTGCAAATGAGGGTGAAGAGGGCTCCGCCGCTCCCTGTCAGCCCGCTGCCCTCAGAATCCGACGTAGCGAGCGTCGCCTTGGAAAGAAACCTGACCACCATCCTCGAGAAAGAAGAGTCCAGCCTCACTCGCAGTCTGGAGAGTCCACCCGCCAGGATGACCACCTTCTCCTACGTTCCAGAGCTGCACGGGCCCCCAGGAGGGGCCTCGTCCACGTCCACGATCTCCAGACAGCAAACTCCACCAGTCTACTCGAGAATCCTCAGGAAGCAAGCTGAAAGAGAGACAATCAGTACCAGTCTGCTTCAAGAACGAATTCCCTCGCCCTGTCCAGTCGAACAGCCGCCCCTTCAGCACCATGAGATCCGCAGACCCAGGTCCCTGACCTCCTTGAATACCGAGCTAACTGACACGCGCTCCCTCACAGAGGTCACTGATCACACGCATGCCAAGTACAGGGTGGCCAATATCCTAGCGCCAACTCCGCCCCCTCCTCCACCAATTGTTCCCACCACTACCACCACTCACACGGCTGTGCAACATCGTGAACACCGTCTGTACAGCGAGGAGGTGACCGAGCCGCTCGTGGAGCCTCAGGTAGTAGCCCCAAGACGACCGGAAATCACCACCCACGAAGTGGACGACGTGTTTCTGAAGACGGTCACCGAGAAGAAGACCATCGAGGACATAGAGCGCCACCGTCGCCAAGTGACGGAGTACAGAGCCAAGCCCCAACCGCCGCCTCCAGATCCCAAGTGGGACGTGACTATCAGGAACTATCCTCAAGAGAACCTGCCCCCTCCTCCTCCGGAATGGGAGAATTTCTCCGACGTCAGCTCCACCTCGAACCTGACCATCACTAACGAGCCAACTGGGAACCAAACGGACTTAACCGTCGACGAGGAGCCCGACGTGAACATAGAGCCGACCTACACGGCCAGAGCCGAGATACCCTGCAGACCACCGCCCTCGACTCGTCGGTCGATCGACGAGACCGACGCAAACTGGTTCACCAGGTTGTCCCGCGTGCTGGACCCCCGTTACGCCTCCGAGCTGACGGACGAGGAGCGTACAAGATGGCGCGAGATTATTACGACGGACAGCACGCTTAGAACCCTGCTGACGGAAGCAGTGGTGAGGGAGGACTACGAGCTTATACGCAAGGACGCGAGATACACGAAACTATTCCCCCCAGCGAAATGGGATGTAATCATTCGGATCCTAGGTCCCTCGTCCACCCACCCAGGTTCCACTACCTCCTCGACTCATGGGAAAAACCACGGGCAAAGATACAAGCGGTCCAAGTCATCGGAGTGGGACACCAGATCCAGGAGGTCCTCATTGCCCACTTTGTACGAGTACGAGAGCGACGGGGGCAGCACTAGCCAGGGCCACAGGCTTCAGATGTCGCAGTCGACGGCCATGATGGGGCAGCAGAGCCGGTTGCGTCGCCTGGGATCAAGCCACAGAGGTGCAGGGGGCAGCAGTGAGGTGGACGTGAGGTCCATGTCGGAGATGACAGTGCGAGACTTCGCCAGGGCGGACGATCTGACGAGCCTGAGCTCCTTCGAAGGGGCCGACTCGTTGGTAAGGTCCCTCAGCCAGCCCAGCTTGGCAAGAAGCGGCTCAGAGTTCACGGAGCATTGGGGTATACCGTCGGGCATGATGGATCTGCCGCCTTGGGCGACAGAGGAAGGGACCAGCTCCGTCGAAACTACGCCCAGAGTCGTCAGGAGGAACGATCGTCTGGAGGTTCTAGCCTCGTTCGATGATCGTAGACAGGGGGCTGGGTCCTCTACTACCAGATCCAGTCGATACGTGGAGCGGGAGCTGAACAGCGTGCGCGTGACGGAAAGCCAGAGGGCCTCGAACTGGTTCCACGACGATTCGGAACCGGAAATGCAGATCTGA
- the Pot gene encoding zona pellucida domain protein papillote isoform X2 has product MLPGWLVVLSTALPLALSQSNYASQGNSIEYQPGLPPSTVLDGKVTKLDDISSMIFLNRTKAYLNCSQGSMQVELKFEEPFYGVAYADFDRNSACIFKGRGSTNAKLELPLKGCGTRQDPQRVFTNNVVVRFHPGLEMDGDEVITIVCRYPPPVAPVPPSPPLGILATLTPAPFPEPPLKGFQILLIICAILFLSLLLLGLGCSYMCLKRRNVRVIHRHPFGSGSGSEITKLSTSSLSNITMFEGLKIPRAHALLHAPPSTTGSDANPMIDHSLPSDYPSESSEVDEEPSLPVSSAGSYDNKAFIHHETHQRQETRTGSSLYSETVVAEVETSSMMAANASRSGISRHMVGMPIEPKFDVQMRVKRAPPLPVSPLPSESDVASVALERNLTTILEKEESSLTRSLESPPARMTTFSYVPELHGPPGGASSTSTISRQQTPPVYSRILRKQAERETISTSLLQERIPSPCPVEQPPLQHHEIRRPRSLTSLNTELTDTRSLTEVTDHTHAKYRVANILAPTPPPPPPIVPTTTTTHTAVQHREHRLYSEEVTEPLVEPQVVAPRRPEITTHEVDDVFLKTVTEKKTIEDIERHRRQVTEYRAKPQPPPPDPKWDVTIRNYPQENLPPPPPEWENFSDVSSTSNLTITNEPTGNQTDLTVDEEPDVNIEPTYTARAEIPCRPPPSTRRSIDETDANWFTRLSRVLDPRYASELTDEERTRWREIITTDSTLRTLLTEAVVREDYELIRKDARYTKLFPPAKWDVIIRILGPSSTHPGSTTSSTHGKNHGQRYKRSKSSEWDTRSRRSSLPTLYEYESDGGSTSQGHRLQMSQSTAMMGQQSRLRRLGSSHRGAGGSSEVDVRSMSEMTVRDFARADDLTSLSSFEGADSLVRSLSQPSLARSGSEFTEHWGIPSGMMDLPPWATEEGTSSVETTPRVVRRNDRLEVLASFDDRRQGAGSSTTRSSRYVERELNSVRVTESQRASNWFHDDSEPEMQI; this is encoded by the exons ATGCTGCCAGGGTGGTTGGTGGTGCTCTCGACAGCGCTTCCTCTAGCGTTGTCGCAGAGCAACTATGCTTCGCAAGGGAACAGCATCGAGTACCAGCCCGGTTTGCCACCGAGCACGGTGCTCGACGGCAAGGTGACCAAGCTGGACGACATCTCGTCTATGATATTCCTGAACCGTACCAAGGCCTACCTGAACTGCAGCCAGGGTAGCATGCAGGTCGAGCTGAAGTTCGAGGAGCCGTTTTACGGTGTCGCCTACGCCGATTTCGATCGTAACAGCGCGTGCATATTCAAGGGACGCGGCTCAACCAACGCTAAATTGGAACTACCTCTGAAAG GATGCGGTACGAGACAAGATCCTCAACGCGTGTTCACCAATAACGTTGTCGTTCGTTTTCATCCCGGCCTTGAAATGGACGGCGACGAAGTTATCACGATAGTTTGCAGATACCCTCCGCCTGTGGCACCTGTTCCACCTTCTCCTCCACTTGGAAT ATTGGCAACGCTGACGCCAGCTCCGTTTCCCGAGCCACCGCTGAAGGGATTCCAGATCCTCCTCATCATCTGCGCGATCCTGTTCCtctcgctgctgctgctgggcctGGGATGCTCGTACATGTGCCTGAAACGTAGAAACGTCCGCGTGATACATCGTCATCCATTCGGAAGCGGCTCGGGCTCCGAGATAACGAAACTGTCCACCTCCTCATTGAGCAACATTACCATGTTTGAGGGCCTGAAGATACCTCGGGCCCACGCGCTGCTGCACGCGCCACCGTCCACAACGGGCAGCGACGCCAACCCGATGATCGATCACTCGTTGCCCAGCGATTATCCCAGCGAAAGCTCCGAG GTGGACGAAGAGCCCTCGCTGCCAGTCTCTTCAGCCGGGTCCTACGACAACAAAGCGTTCATCCACCACGAGACCCATCAACGACAGGAAACGCGCACAGGTAGCTCCCTCTACTCGGAAACAGTCGTGGCCGAAGTGGAAACGTCATCAATGATGGCAGCAAACGCTTCGAGGTCCGGCATTTCGCGTCACATGGTCGGGATGCCGATCGAGCCCAAGTTCGACGTGCAAATGAGGGTGAAGAGGGCTCCGCCGCTCCCTGTCAGCCCGCTGCCCTCAGAATCCGACGTAGCGAGCGTCGCCTTGGAAAGAAACCTGACCACCATCCTCGAGAAAGAAGAGTCCAGCCTCACTCGCAGTCTGGAGAGTCCACCCGCCAGGATGACCACCTTCTCCTACGTTCCAGAGCTGCACGGGCCCCCAGGAGGGGCCTCGTCCACGTCCACGATCTCCAGACAGCAAACTCCACCAGTCTACTCGAGAATCCTCAGGAAGCAAGCTGAAAGAGAGACAATCAGTACCAGTCTGCTTCAAGAACGAATTCCCTCGCCCTGTCCAGTCGAACAGCCGCCCCTTCAGCACCATGAGATCCGCAGACCCAGGTCCCTGACCTCCTTGAATACCGAGCTAACTGACACGCGCTCCCTCACAGAGGTCACTGATCACACGCATGCCAAGTACAGGGTGGCCAATATCCTAGCGCCAACTCCGCCCCCTCCTCCACCAATTGTTCCCACCACTACCACCACTCACACGGCTGTGCAACATCGTGAACACCGTCTGTACAGCGAGGAGGTGACCGAGCCGCTCGTGGAGCCTCAGGTAGTAGCCCCAAGACGACCGGAAATCACCACCCACGAAGTGGACGACGTGTTTCTGAAGACGGTCACCGAGAAGAAGACCATCGAGGACATAGAGCGCCACCGTCGCCAAGTGACGGAGTACAGAGCCAAGCCCCAACCGCCGCCTCCAGATCCCAAGTGGGACGTGACTATCAGGAACTATCCTCAAGAGAACCTGCCCCCTCCTCCTCCGGAATGGGAGAATTTCTCCGACGTCAGCTCCACCTCGAACCTGACCATCACTAACGAGCCAACTGGGAACCAAACGGACTTAACCGTCGACGAGGAGCCCGACGTGAACATAGAGCCGACCTACACGGCCAGAGCCGAGATACCCTGCAGACCACCGCCCTCGACTCGTCGGTCGATCGACGAGACCGACGCAAACTGGTTCACCAGGTTGTCCCGCGTGCTGGACCCCCGTTACGCCTCCGAGCTGACGGACGAGGAGCGTACAAGATGGCGCGAGATTATTACGACGGACAGCACGCTTAGAACCCTGCTGACGGAAGCAGTGGTGAGGGAGGACTACGAGCTTATACGCAAGGACGCGAGATACACGAAACTATTCCCCCCAGCGAAATGGGATGTAATCATTCGGATCCTAGGTCCCTCGTCCACCCACCCAGGTTCCACTACCTCCTCGACTCATGGGAAAAACCACGGGCAAAGATACAAGCGGTCCAAGTCATCGGAGTGGGACACCAGATCCAGGAGGTCCTCATTGCCCACTTTGTACGAGTACGAGAGCGACGGGGGCAGCACTAGCCAGGGCCACAGGCTTCAGATGTCGCAGTCGACGGCCATGATGGGGCAGCAGAGCCGGTTGCGTCGCCTGGGATCAAGCCACAGAGGTGCAGGGGGCAGCAGTGAGGTGGACGTGAGGTCCATGTCGGAGATGACAGTGCGAGACTTCGCCAGGGCGGACGATCTGACGAGCCTGAGCTCCTTCGAAGGGGCCGACTCGTTGGTAAGGTCCCTCAGCCAGCCCAGCTTGGCAAGAAGCGGCTCAGAGTTCACGGAGCATTGGGGTATACCGTCGGGCATGATGGATCTGCCGCCTTGGGCGACAGAGGAAGGGACCAGCTCCGTCGAAACTACGCCCAGAGTCGTCAGGAGGAACGATCGTCTGGAGGTTCTAGCCTCGTTCGATGATCGTAGACAGGGGGCTGGGTCCTCTACTACCAGATCCAGTCGATACGTGGAGCGGGAGCTGAACAGCGTGCGCGTGACGGAAAGCCAGAGGGCCTCGAACTGGTTCCACGACGATTCGGAACCGGAAATGCAGATCTGA